The uncultured Celeribacter sp. genome includes the window ACGGCGAATAAAGAACCGGGACAGGAAGACCGGATGCGGCTTGTCGTGGATCTGCTTGAACAGCGCTGGCACGACACCCCACCGGATCACCCGATCCTCGTGGCGGGGTCCACCGGATCACGCGGCACGACAGCACGGTTCATGGAGCTGGTGGCCTCCCTGCCCATGGGGGCGGTGATTTTGCCCGGCGTGGATTTCGACCTGTCCTCCGAAGTCTGGCATCAGATCGGCGGGCAGGATGGGGTGCGCGCGCCCAATGTCGAACACCCGCAAGAACGTACGCTGCGCATGGCGAACCGGCTGGGGATCTCGCCGCGTGACATCCCGCGCTGGAGCCGCCTTGATGCCCCAAATGCGACCCGAAACCGGCTGATTTCGCTTGCTCTGCGCCCAGCCCCCGTCACGCACCAATGGATGAAAGAGGGACCGGAGTTCGACGGCGTCACCGCAGCGACCAAAGCGATGACACTGATTGAGGCCCCAGATCTGCGGCTCGAAAGCAATGCCATCGCCCTGATATTGCGCGAAGCCGCCCAGACCGGTCGCAAGGCCGCACTTGTGACCCCGGACCGCGATCTGGCCCGCCGGGTCACGGCGCTGCTCAGTCGCTGGAATATCGCCCCGGACGACAGCGCCGGGATCCCGCTCAACCAAACCCCGCCTGGGCGATTGCTGCGCCATGTCGTGGGCTTCATCGGTCGGTCGCTTTCGGCTGAAGACCTTCTGGTGCTGCTGAAACACCCGCTGACCGCACGGGGCGGGCAGGGGGACGAGAGCAGGGGTTATCACCTACTTTGGACGCGCGAGCTGGAAGTTCACCTGCGCCGCCATGGCCCGGCGTTTCCCACCCGCGAGGATCTGGCGGATTGGGCGCGAAAATCAGGACAGAAAAAGTATGACCAAAGCGCCCGTCTGCATTGGGCCGGGTGGCTTGCCGGTGTTCTGGAACGCATCGCCATCGCAGAGGAGGGCGATCTCGCCCATCATATCGATCATCTTACCACTCTGAGCGCACATCTTGTGAAAGGGCCAACCGGCGACGACGACAGCGAACTTTGGGCACAAAATGCCGGGCGCGAGGCACGCCGCATCGTCACAGATCTGCGTCAGGAAAGCGAACACGGCGGACAATTGTCGCCTCATGCTTTTGCCGATCTCTTCCGCGCCGTTCTGGGCCGCGGACTGGCCCGGGATCCAGACCCGAAGCATCCCCATGTGATGATCTGGGGGACATTGGAAGCCCGTGCGCTCGGTGCGGACCTGGTGGTTTTGGGCGGGCTGAACGAAGGCATCTGGCCGCAATCTGTCGGGCAGGATCCATGGTTCAGCCGCGACATGCGCAAACAGGCCGGGCTGTTGTCCCCCGAACAAAGTGTCGGCCTGTCGGCCCATGACTTCCAGCAGGCCATCGGCGCGCCGGAAGTGGTGCTCACCCGCGCCAAACGCGACGCCGAGGCCGAAACCGTCACCGCCCGCTGGCTGATCCGGCTGACCAACCTGATGGCGGGCATGTCCAATGACGGCCGCACCGCACTTACCGCCATGCGCGAGCGTGGCCAGCTCTGGCTGTCGCGCGCCGAGGCGCTGGACCGTCCGGAGACACAAATCCCTGGCGCCAAACGCCCGAACCCGCGTCCGCCGCTTTCTGCGCGACCCCGGCAGCTTTCCGTCACCCGCGTCGAGACCCTGATCCGCGACCCCTATGACGTCTATGCCAGTCGGGTGCTGCGCCTGAACAAGCTTGATCCGCTCAGCCGCGACCCTGACGTGCGCGAACGCGGCACCGCGCTGCACGCCATCATGGAACGGTTTCTGAAAGAGTCCCCTGCCGACGAAACCTTCGAGATCGCCTTGCCACGGTTTTTGACCACCGCCGAAGAGGTTCTGGAACAGGAGGTTGCATGGCCCGCCGCGCGACGTGTCTGGCTCGGGCGCATCCGGCGCATTGCCGAACCGCTTGTCCATCGCGAACTGGCCCGGCGCCGCGACGGCGCTCCGATCGGGCTGGAGGCCAAGGCCGCCATGCATTTCAACGATCTGGATTTCTCTTTGACCTGCATGGCCGACCGCATTGATCGGCGCGAAGATGACAGCTTTGTCATCTACGACTACAAATCCGGCAATCCGCCGAGCGAGAAACAAACCCGAGTGTTCAACATCCAGCTTCTTCTGGAGGCGATGATGTTCGAGGCAGGGACATTTGAAAACCTGCCCAAGGGGCCGGTGGCGGAGGTCGCCTATCTGGGACTGAACGACAAGCTGGCGGAAACGCGCCTTCCGCTCGACCGCGATGCAATCAAAGAGGTCGAAATCCGCCTGCGCGAACTGATTGCGCATTACGACGATCCCACACGCGGATATGCCTCGCGCCGCATGATGGCCAAGGTCGCCTTTCCCGGAAATTACGACCATCTCGCGCGCTTTGGCGAATGGTCGGAGGCAGACGACCCTGTTGCGGAGGATCTGGAATGACGATGTTGAACGACGCCACCCGGCATCAGATCATGGCTGCACGCCCGGACATGTCGACATGGCTCTCCGCCAATGCCGGGTCCGGCAAAACCAAGGTCCTGACCGACCGGGTCGCGCGGCTGCTGCTTGAAGGCACGCCTCCCCAGCACATCCTCTGTCTGACCTATACCAAGGCCGCCGCCGCCGAGATGCAAAACCGGCTGTTCGCCCGGCTGGGCGCCTGGGCCATGTTGCCGGATGCCGATCTGATCAGGGAATTGCAGGCCCTCGCCCCGGATGCCGCGTTGGACGCCGACAAACTGCGCCATGCGCGCACCCTGTTCGCCCGTGCCATCGAAACCCCCGGCGGGCTGAAGATCCAGACCATCCACTCCTTTTGCAGTGCCCTGTTGCGCCGCTTTCCGCTGGAGGCAGGCGTCTCGCCGCAATTCAAGGAAATGGACGACCGCCAGTCCCGCCACATGATCGCCGATATTCTGGAAGCGCTGGCCCTGGGCCCCGGGCGCGCCGAAATCGACGCCTGTGCGACCTATGTGAACGATCTGGATCTCACCGACCTAGCGATCAAGATTGTCGCCAAACGCGATGCCTTCCTGCCCGCACGCAGTCGCGACGAAATCTGGGACTGGTTTGAGTTGCCCAGCGGCTACGACAGCGAGGCGCTGCTCAAAGAGGTCTTTTGGGGCCGCGAGCAAGACATGTTCGCACAGCTCGCCGAGCTGATGGAAAGCTCGGGAAAATCCGATCAGAAAACAGCCAAAATTTTCCGCAATTGGGCCGGATTAGAGCCTGATATGGCTATGGTCGAAGCCTGTTGCGACACGCTGTTGTTCGGTGAAACCGCAGCATCGCCCTTTGGATCCAAATTCGGGGCCACGCGCGGCGGCATCCCGGCCAAAGCCCTGCGGATCGCGCATCAGGACGCTTTTCAACCGCTCGAAGACTTCATGGGCCGGATCGAAACCATTCGCCCGCGCCTGTTTGCCCTGATGGATGCCGAACGCACCTGGGCGTTGCATCGGCTGGCGCAGGTTTTGTTACCGCCCTATCTGGAGCAAAAAGCGCAACTCGGGCTGCTGGACTTTGACGATATGATCCGCCGCGCGCGCGATCTGTTGTCGATCTCGAACGTGTCGCAATGGGTTTTGTACCGGCTCGATGGTGGAATCGACCACATTCTGGTGGATGAGGCACAAGATACCAGCCCGGACCAATGGCGGGTCGTTCAGCTTCTCGCCGGGGAATTTACCGCAGGCGAGGGGGCGCGCGCGGATGTGACCCGCACGATCTTTGTCGTCGGCGACCACAAACAATCGATCTATTCCTTTCAGGGTGCCGCGCCGGAAGCCTTCGACGAAATGAAAGCGCATTTCGGCACCCGGCTGGCGGCCGTCGACCAGCCTTTGCAGGATCTGGCGCTGCGATACTCGTTTCGCTCCTCGCGCGCGATCCTGCAGGCAACAGACGCGGTTTTTGAGCAAAGCCAAGGCGTTGGCGTGGGGGGCAACACGGAACATATCGCCTTTTTCGACGACATTCCGGGCCGGGTGGATCTCTGGCCTCTGATCGAGCCGGAGCCGACAGAGCAAGATCCCGAAGATTGGGAAAACCCGGTCGATATTGTTTCGCCCGAACATCAAAGTGCCCGGCTGGCGCGTCAGGTTGCTGATTTCGTGGCCGATCTTCTGGCCAACGGCACCCTGCCGGAACGCGATGGAACGGGGCGCGACATCGAACCCGGCGACATCATGATCCTCGTGCGCAGCCGGTCGGACCTGTTCGGGCGCATCCTGCGCACATTGAAATCCCATCCCGCACGCATTCCTGTTGCCGGGGCGGACCGGCTGACGCTGAACGACGAACTGGCTGTGAAGGACCTGCGATCCTTGCTGGCCTTTCTATCGCTGCAGGATGACGACCTGGCTTTGGCGGAGACGTTGAAATCGCCCCTGTTCAATTGGTCGGAACAGGATCTCTACAGTCTCGCCCATGGCCGCACCGCAATCACGCTCTGGCGGGAATTGTTCGAGCGTCGCGAAGAGTGGCCCCAGACCGTCGCCATTTTGGATGATCTGCGTCAGGTCGCCGACTTTCTACGGCCTTACGATCTGATCGAACGTGTCCTGATACGCCATGACGGCCGCCGCAAATTTACGGCACGCCTCGGCAAAGAGGCCGAAGACGGTCTCGACGCGTTGCTGCATCAGGCGCGCAGTTATGAAACCAGCGAAACGCCCAGCCTGACGGGGTTCATCGCCTGGCTGGAATCCCAGGATGTGCAGCTCAAACGAGTGTTGGACGAGAATTCCAATCTGGTGCGCGTCATGACCGCGCATGGGTCCAAGGGGCTTGAGGCGCCGATCGTCATCCTGCCCGACACGCTGAAAACACCGGGCGAAACCCGCGATGCCTTTATTGCGCCAGAGCCGGATCGGCTGATCTGGAAAGGCGCGAAAACGCAGCGTTCTGAGGTTGCAAAACAGATCCTAAGCCGGATGAAACAGGCTGATATCGAAGAAGATCGCCGCCTTTTGTATGTTGCCATGACCCGGGCCGAAAAATGGCTTGTCGTCTGCGGCGCGGGCAAAGATTCCGAGACAGCCGACACATGGTATAATCTGGTGCGGCGCGGGTTGAGCGAACTGCTGACAGAGACAGTGGATATCGGCGTTTGTCAGGCAGAGCGTTTCGCCTGTGGCGACTGGCCGCAAAACGCCGCTCCGGTGCAACGGGTCACGCCCACCGCCGTCGCGCTGCCGGACTGGGCCAGAACCCCGGCGCCCGCACCCGACGTCCCCTTGCAGATCATTTCCCCTTCGGATCTGGGCGGCGCCAAAGCGCTGCCGGGTGAGG containing:
- the addB gene encoding double-strand break repair protein AddB codes for the protein MFGQADTPHLFGLPCGIDYPAALKAGLLERLQDAPAEMVARTEIFVNTSRMKKDILRAFDDGTARLLPRVRLLTELGNHHAFMDLPLPVSGLRRRLELAQLVARFLEAEPQFATRASVFDLSDSLAQLLSEMQDENVAPERLQTLKIPDASGHWEKSLRFLSIIFQFFGPTANKEPGQEDRMRLVVDLLEQRWHDTPPDHPILVAGSTGSRGTTARFMELVASLPMGAVILPGVDFDLSSEVWHQIGGQDGVRAPNVEHPQERTLRMANRLGISPRDIPRWSRLDAPNATRNRLISLALRPAPVTHQWMKEGPEFDGVTAATKAMTLIEAPDLRLESNAIALILREAAQTGRKAALVTPDRDLARRVTALLSRWNIAPDDSAGIPLNQTPPGRLLRHVVGFIGRSLSAEDLLVLLKHPLTARGGQGDESRGYHLLWTRELEVHLRRHGPAFPTREDLADWARKSGQKKYDQSARLHWAGWLAGVLERIAIAEEGDLAHHIDHLTTLSAHLVKGPTGDDDSELWAQNAGREARRIVTDLRQESEHGGQLSPHAFADLFRAVLGRGLARDPDPKHPHVMIWGTLEARALGADLVVLGGLNEGIWPQSVGQDPWFSRDMRKQAGLLSPEQSVGLSAHDFQQAIGAPEVVLTRAKRDAEAETVTARWLIRLTNLMAGMSNDGRTALTAMRERGQLWLSRAEALDRPETQIPGAKRPNPRPPLSARPRQLSVTRVETLIRDPYDVYASRVLRLNKLDPLSRDPDVRERGTALHAIMERFLKESPADETFEIALPRFLTTAEEVLEQEVAWPAARRVWLGRIRRIAEPLVHRELARRRDGAPIGLEAKAAMHFNDLDFSLTCMADRIDRREDDSFVIYDYKSGNPPSEKQTRVFNIQLLLEAMMFEAGTFENLPKGPVAEVAYLGLNDKLAETRLPLDRDAIKEVEIRLRELIAHYDDPTRGYASRRMMAKVAFPGNYDHLARFGEWSEADDPVAEDLE
- the addA gene encoding double-strand break repair helicase AddA, whose product is MTMLNDATRHQIMAARPDMSTWLSANAGSGKTKVLTDRVARLLLEGTPPQHILCLTYTKAAAAEMQNRLFARLGAWAMLPDADLIRELQALAPDAALDADKLRHARTLFARAIETPGGLKIQTIHSFCSALLRRFPLEAGVSPQFKEMDDRQSRHMIADILEALALGPGRAEIDACATYVNDLDLTDLAIKIVAKRDAFLPARSRDEIWDWFELPSGYDSEALLKEVFWGREQDMFAQLAELMESSGKSDQKTAKIFRNWAGLEPDMAMVEACCDTLLFGETAASPFGSKFGATRGGIPAKALRIAHQDAFQPLEDFMGRIETIRPRLFALMDAERTWALHRLAQVLLPPYLEQKAQLGLLDFDDMIRRARDLLSISNVSQWVLYRLDGGIDHILVDEAQDTSPDQWRVVQLLAGEFTAGEGARADVTRTIFVVGDHKQSIYSFQGAAPEAFDEMKAHFGTRLAAVDQPLQDLALRYSFRSSRAILQATDAVFEQSQGVGVGGNTEHIAFFDDIPGRVDLWPLIEPEPTEQDPEDWENPVDIVSPEHQSARLARQVADFVADLLANGTLPERDGTGRDIEPGDIMILVRSRSDLFGRILRTLKSHPARIPVAGADRLTLNDELAVKDLRSLLAFLSLQDDDLALAETLKSPLFNWSEQDLYSLAHGRTAITLWRELFERREEWPQTVAILDDLRQVADFLRPYDLIERVLIRHDGRRKFTARLGKEAEDGLDALLHQARSYETSETPSLTGFIAWLESQDVQLKRVLDENSNLVRVMTAHGSKGLEAPIVILPDTLKTPGETRDAFIAPEPDRLIWKGAKTQRSEVAKQILSRMKQADIEEDRRLLYVAMTRAEKWLVVCGAGKDSETADTWYNLVRRGLSELLTETVDIGVCQAERFACGDWPQNAAPVQRVTPTAVALPDWARTPAPAPDVPLQIISPSDLGGAKALPGEDSLLDKEAAMRRGRQLHQLIEILPDVPPAGRERIARHLMSIGEDPALPEEIPLLLAEALGVLSGTYAWDVFGPNSLAEVEYSAQNGDHIIHGIIDRLIVGPERVQIVDYKSNAVIPDCAEDIPEGLLRQLGAYADACRQIYPGRRIETAILWTRTACLMEVPLDIVMSALRRTATS